In one Sporomusa sphaeroides DSM 2875 genomic region, the following are encoded:
- the nikB gene encoding nickel ABC transporter permease — MPINFFIHRGISFIILLFGISLVAFGLMALVPGDTPEMILTSIGVEAPPETVEALRQQLQLEDPVYVRYGRWLARALHLDLGISYRTGLPVAEELGNRLAATVQLTMTSLAFALLFSVPLGVLTALYPKTWLDLIGRITVLTGSSIPNFWLGLLLAYVFGVQLQWLSIAGAGGWEGLILPAATLGFGMLAAYTRLLRGSMLDALSQGFIRVGRAKGLKEKWLIGRHALRYALLPVLTWFGISIGQLLGGSVVVETLFSWPGLGRFAVESIQGRDYPVIQGYVLFSALAVVTVNVVVDCLYSCLDPRIRLGGGREQ, encoded by the coding sequence GTGCCGATAAATTTTTTTATCCATCGGGGTATTTCCTTTATTATTTTATTGTTTGGCATTTCCCTGGTGGCTTTTGGCCTCATGGCGCTGGTGCCGGGGGATACACCGGAAATGATACTGACCTCTATCGGAGTGGAGGCGCCGCCGGAGACTGTAGAAGCCCTGCGGCAACAACTGCAGCTTGAAGATCCGGTATATGTCCGGTATGGGCGCTGGTTAGCCCGCGCGCTTCATTTGGATTTGGGCATATCCTACCGGACAGGCTTACCGGTTGCGGAAGAACTGGGCAATAGACTGGCGGCTACGGTTCAGCTGACCATGACTTCACTGGCGTTTGCGTTGCTATTTTCTGTGCCGCTGGGTGTGCTTACGGCACTGTATCCAAAAACCTGGCTTGATCTAATCGGGAGAATTACGGTACTGACCGGTTCGTCTATTCCGAACTTTTGGCTGGGGCTGCTCCTGGCCTATGTGTTTGGTGTGCAATTGCAATGGCTGTCCATCGCCGGTGCCGGTGGCTGGGAAGGGTTGATTCTGCCGGCAGCCACGTTGGGTTTCGGTATGCTGGCGGCATATACCCGGCTATTGCGCGGCAGTATGCTGGACGCCCTGTCCCAAGGCTTTATCCGGGTGGGCAGAGCCAAGGGGCTAAAGGAAAAGTGGCTTATCGGCCGTCATGCGCTCCGGTATGCCTTGCTGCCGGTTTTGACCTGGTTTGGTATCAGTATCGGGCAGTTATTGGGCGGGAGTGTTGTGGTGGAGACCTTATTTTCCTGGCCGGGGTTGGGGCGGTTTGCGGTGGAGAGTATCCAGGGACGTGATTACCCGGTGATTCAGGGGTATGTTCTCTTTTCGGCCCTGGCGGTTGTCACCGTCAATGTAGTGGTCGATTGCCTCTATTCCTGCCTTGACCCGAGGATTCGCTTAGGAGGTGGGCGGGAGCAATGA
- a CDS encoding class I SAM-dependent methyltransferase: MLEQRIENYWDGRADSYNEVVQREMACRKKQAWESLLRKYAGEQDNLRVLDVGTGPGFFAILLSGLNYSVTAVDKCEEMLRQARKNAALAGKTIKFLKADAHAVDLPDRSLDLIVSRNVTWLLPNPLEVYQEWHRLLKPTGKVLVFDANWHLHLSDPELQAEHDRYVALAMAKGYRHNTSPAQQQENEAIARKLPLTYEKRPLWDEQAFRRCGFQQVVIEENISPLVHDEMEQLLYAPTPMFAICASK, translated from the coding sequence ATGTTGGAACAACGTATTGAAAATTATTGGGATGGACGTGCTGACAGCTACAACGAAGTGGTACAACGGGAAATGGCCTGCCGGAAAAAACAGGCCTGGGAGTCACTTTTGCGCAAGTATGCCGGGGAGCAGGATAATCTCAGGGTATTGGATGTGGGAACCGGCCCGGGATTTTTCGCTATCTTACTGTCCGGACTTAACTATTCGGTTACTGCTGTTGATAAATGTGAGGAAATGTTGCGACAAGCCCGGAAAAATGCAGCCTTGGCAGGAAAGACCATAAAATTCCTGAAAGCCGACGCGCATGCCGTTGATTTGCCTGACAGGAGTCTGGATTTGATTGTATCCCGAAATGTAACCTGGCTGCTGCCTAACCCGCTGGAGGTGTATCAGGAATGGCACCGGCTGTTAAAACCAACAGGCAAAGTACTGGTTTTCGATGCTAACTGGCATTTGCATCTAAGTGATCCGGAGCTTCAGGCTGAGCATGACAGGTATGTAGCGTTAGCCATGGCAAAAGGCTACAGGCACAATACTTCGCCTGCGCAGCAGCAAGAGAATGAAGCCATTGCCCGCAAGTTACCGCTGACCTATGAAAAGCGTCCGTTATGGGATGAGCAGGCTTTCCGCCGATGCGGTTTTCAGCAGGTAGTAATTGAAGAAAATATCAGTCCCCTGGTTCATGATGAAATGGAACAACTGCTGTATGCGCCCACCCCGATGTTTGCCATTTGCGCTTCTAAGTAA
- a CDS encoding multidrug resistance efflux transporter family protein, with protein MQAIVIGIAASLFFASTFVLNRSMDLAGGSWIWSAALRYLFTVPFLLLLVLSRNNLQALIAEMRARPDAWLLWSTVGFGLFYAPLCFAAAYGPAWLVAGTWQITIVAGCLLVPVFFHKAVPQGAGFLGIPLRELATSLFILLGVVLIQMQAARHTAPGDLAAGFFPVLIAAFAYPLGNRKMMAVCQGKLDVYQRVLGMTLASMPFWLLLSAYGTVTVGLPDWNQIVQSLLVAVCSGIIATVLFFYATDLTNGDAKKLAAVEATQAGEVVFTILGEVVFLAAPIPSGFSLAGIAVIIAGMVAHSINSHKQ; from the coding sequence ATGCAGGCGATCGTTATTGGGATTGCAGCCTCGCTGTTTTTTGCGTCCACTTTTGTGCTGAACCGGTCAATGGACCTGGCCGGTGGCAGCTGGATATGGAGCGCTGCCTTGCGCTATTTGTTTACAGTGCCGTTTTTGCTGCTGCTGGTTTTGTCCAGGAACAATCTGCAGGCATTGATTGCCGAGATGAGAGCCCGGCCTGACGCGTGGCTGCTATGGAGCACCGTCGGGTTTGGGCTGTTTTATGCGCCTTTATGTTTTGCCGCCGCCTACGGTCCGGCCTGGCTGGTGGCGGGAACCTGGCAAATCACCATTGTTGCGGGGTGTTTGCTTGTACCGGTTTTCTTTCATAAAGCAGTACCGCAAGGCGCCGGATTCCTGGGGATTCCGCTAAGGGAACTGGCGACATCCCTGTTTATTTTACTGGGGGTTGTGCTTATTCAAATGCAGGCAGCCCGCCACACTGCCCCGGGTGATTTGGCGGCAGGCTTTTTTCCTGTCCTTATTGCCGCTTTTGCCTATCCACTGGGTAACCGGAAAATGATGGCGGTGTGCCAGGGAAAACTGGATGTGTATCAGCGGGTATTAGGTATGACCCTTGCCAGTATGCCCTTTTGGCTGCTGTTGTCTGCTTACGGTACTGTAACCGTCGGTTTGCCGGACTGGAATCAGATAGTACAATCGCTGCTTGTTGCCGTGTGCTCGGGGATTATTGCGACAGTACTGTTTTTTTACGCCACCGACCTGACTAACGGGGACGCTAAAAAGCTGGCTGCTGTTGAAGCCACCCAGGCAGGTGAAGTGGTGTTCACTATTTTGGGTGAGGTAGTGTTTTTGGCGGCGCCAATACCTTCAGGCTTCTCTTTGGCAGGTATTGCCGTGATCATTGCCGGCATGGTGGCACATAGCATCAACTCTCATAAACAGTAA
- the rbr gene encoding rubrerythrin, which produces MKSLKGTKTAENLMKAFAGESQARTRYTYYASTAKKEGYVQISNIFTETADNEKEHAKRFFKFLVECLDGEMVNIQADYPVAWGDTKANLKAAAEGENEEWTDLYPAFADVADQEGFPAIATIFRNIAEVEKHHENRFKKLYNNIVEGTVFKKPAAVQWKCNNCGHIHTGEQAPELCPACAHPQAHFEVFVETY; this is translated from the coding sequence ATGAAATCATTAAAAGGAACTAAAACTGCAGAAAATCTGATGAAAGCATTCGCGGGTGAATCACAGGCCAGAACCCGTTACACCTATTATGCTTCCACTGCCAAAAAAGAAGGTTATGTACAAATCTCCAACATCTTCACCGAGACTGCCGATAACGAAAAAGAACATGCCAAGCGTTTCTTTAAGTTTCTGGTGGAATGCTTAGACGGCGAAATGGTTAACATCCAGGCCGACTATCCGGTAGCCTGGGGCGACACCAAAGCCAATCTTAAGGCTGCCGCCGAAGGCGAAAATGAAGAATGGACCGACCTGTATCCCGCCTTTGCCGATGTTGCCGACCAGGAAGGCTTCCCGGCTATTGCCACGATTTTCCGCAACATCGCCGAAGTGGAAAAACACCATGAAAACCGCTTCAAAAAACTGTATAACAATATCGTGGAAGGCACTGTCTTCAAAAAACCTGCTGCCGTTCAATGGAAATGCAACAACTGTGGTCATATCCACACAGGCGAACAGGCTCCCGAGCTGTGCCCGGCCTGCGCCCATCCGCAAGCACACTTCGAAGTGTTTGTGGAAACCTACTAA
- a CDS encoding ArsR/SmtB family transcription factor, whose protein sequence is MLKDDKVQDLAEMFKILGDPTRIKILHILSRGEMCVCDIAETLGMNQSAVSHQLRTLRGARLVKFRKAGKEALYSLDDDHVISLMCQGLEHISHEDRR, encoded by the coding sequence ATGCTGAAGGACGACAAGGTGCAGGATTTGGCCGAGATGTTTAAAATACTGGGCGATCCGACGAGGATTAAAATCCTGCACATATTATCCAGAGGCGAGATGTGTGTATGTGATATTGCTGAAACGCTGGGGATGAACCAGTCGGCGGTATCCCATCAACTGCGCACACTGCGCGGTGCCAGACTGGTGAAGTTCCGTAAAGCAGGCAAAGAAGCCCTGTATTCCCTGGATGATGATCATGTAATCTCCCTAATGTGTCAGGGATTAGAGCATATTTCTCATGAAGATAGGAGGTAG
- a CDS encoding VOC family protein, with amino-acid sequence MDFTFAHNNINVLNLEKSMAFYQEALQLTESRRIEKPGFTIVYLGDGQTPHKLELTWIKDRKEPYKLGENEFHLAFTTNDFDKAYAHHKAMGCICYENKEMGIYFISDPDGYWLEVLPAGF; translated from the coding sequence ATGGATTTTACTTTTGCTCACAATAACATCAATGTACTTAATCTGGAGAAAAGTATGGCTTTTTACCAGGAGGCGCTGCAGCTTACCGAAAGCCGGCGTATTGAGAAACCGGGCTTTACCATCGTGTATCTTGGCGACGGCCAAACACCGCATAAGCTGGAGCTTACCTGGATTAAAGACCGAAAAGAGCCGTATAAGCTGGGCGAAAACGAGTTTCATCTGGCCTTTACCACCAATGACTTTGACAAAGCCTACGCGCACCACAAGGCTATGGGCTGCATTTGTTACGAGAACAAGGAGATGGGCATTTATTTTATCTCCGATCCTGACGGATATTGGCTGGAAGTCCTGCCTGCCGGGTTTTAG
- a CDS encoding MBL fold metallo-hydrolase — translation MEYVMSRLTAGAYVIAVEDTTTWDSMTYSNLYVLQQDSQVILVDAGLKAYQPLVVAALAEIGIQPAQVTHVLLTHGHRDHVEGAALFTNARKFIHSADWPMLASPLAAQVAQFTPQAEAGTFAVPGLKGLEVVLVNTHSPGSVAIYDHRSQALFVGDFFCYFGEALPEGRLVTNSEAIKRGSCQYVAGQAAAGGQEFAAFMQGLSRLLAYRPEFFCTGHGVVLCEDIHSFLHNMWQSGTQPVKSNKG, via the coding sequence ATGGAGTATGTAATGTCCCGGCTAACCGCCGGTGCCTATGTAATTGCTGTTGAGGATACCACTACCTGGGATAGTATGACCTATAGCAACCTGTATGTATTGCAGCAGGACAGCCAGGTTATCCTGGTGGATGCCGGGCTGAAGGCTTATCAGCCGCTTGTGGTTGCGGCGCTGGCCGAAATCGGGATACAGCCGGCGCAGGTTACCCATGTGCTCTTGACCCATGGACACCGTGATCATGTCGAGGGGGCCGCTTTGTTTACCAATGCCCGGAAATTTATCCACAGCGCTGACTGGCCCATGCTGGCATCACCGCTGGCCGCGCAGGTCGCCCAATTTACTCCGCAGGCTGAGGCCGGCACATTTGCCGTCCCAGGCCTTAAGGGGCTGGAAGTGGTGCTGGTCAATACCCATTCGCCGGGTTCGGTGGCTATCTACGATCACCGCTCGCAGGCGCTGTTTGTGGGCGACTTTTTCTGTTACTTTGGCGAAGCTTTGCCTGAGGGCCGGCTGGTTACGAATAGTGAGGCTATTAAGCGGGGATCTTGTCAGTATGTGGCCGGACAGGCGGCTGCCGGCGGGCAGGAATTTGCTGCTTTTATGCAGGGACTTAGCCGGCTGCTTGCTTACCGGCCTGAATTTTTCTGCACCGGGCATGGTGTCGTTCTGTGCGAGGATATTCACAGCTTCTTACACAACATGTGGCAGAGTGGCACCCAACCCGTAAAGTCGAATAAAGGATAA
- a CDS encoding two-component system sensor histidine kinase NtrB, protein MEVIWPKASEDESAKSSRRELIGRMAIGVAHEIRNPLTVIKGYLQLQEKKSTYCNGDSLRIIYQEIHQIETVITSMLSLAQNKAINRIPENLNHILAHLYPAVQQAAARNGIITELLLPEHLPRLALDAAEIGELVLHLAYNGIEAMQPEGRLTIGAEQTAGTVTLYVQDEGSGIPPEQRERIFEPFYTTKSGNTGLGLAISLSIVERHQGKIEIVSGAGAGSVFKVMFPVLEQ, encoded by the coding sequence GTGGAGGTAATTTGGCCAAAGGCGAGCGAGGATGAGTCAGCTAAAAGTTCCCGCCGGGAGCTGATTGGTCGCATGGCTATCGGAGTAGCGCATGAAATTAGAAATCCACTGACTGTGATTAAAGGTTATTTACAGCTGCAAGAGAAAAAATCAACATATTGCAACGGTGACTCATTACGTATTATATATCAGGAAATACACCAGATAGAAACAGTAATAACCAGTATGCTGTCCTTGGCTCAGAATAAGGCGATTAACAGGATACCGGAAAATCTCAACCACATACTTGCGCACCTGTATCCAGCTGTTCAGCAGGCTGCCGCCAGGAACGGCATTATCACCGAATTGCTGCTGCCCGAACATTTGCCGAGGCTGGCCTTGGATGCCGCCGAGATAGGCGAGTTGGTGCTGCATCTGGCTTATAACGGTATCGAAGCCATGCAGCCTGAGGGCAGATTAACCATCGGTGCAGAGCAAACAGCCGGCACAGTTACTTTATATGTGCAGGATGAAGGCAGCGGCATTCCGCCGGAGCAAAGGGAACGGATTTTTGAGCCGTTTTATACCACAAAATCAGGCAATACCGGTCTGGGACTTGCCATTAGCCTCAGTATTGTCGAAAGGCATCAGGGGAAAATTGAAATAGTCTCCGGCGCGGGAGCAGGCAGCGTCTTCAAAGTCATGTTCCCGGTCCTGGAGCAGTAA
- a CDS encoding helix-turn-helix domain-containing protein has protein sequence MRTLGEKIKQLRSKLTQEELAAILKVERSTLASWEVNRREPDIATLCRIADYFRVSIDWLVGRTPEQETAADGRFYETTGDYHAPAVDKAWHEVIATAQAYGFDPDSVQQLLRLNAKIAASLQINKVK, from the coding sequence ATGAGAACTCTCGGAGAAAAAATCAAACAATTAAGAAGCAAATTAACCCAAGAAGAATTGGCAGCCATTCTTAAGGTCGAACGTTCCACTTTGGCTTCCTGGGAAGTTAACCGCCGGGAACCGGATATTGCCACACTATGCCGCATCGCCGATTATTTCCGGGTAAGCATCGACTGGCTTGTCGGGCGTACCCCGGAACAGGAGACGGCTGCAGACGGCAGGTTTTATGAGACCACCGGCGACTACCATGCTCCGGCGGTGGACAAAGCCTGGCACGAAGTAATCGCAACCGCCCAGGCCTACGGTTTTGACCCCGACTCGGTTCAACAACTGCTTAGGTTAAACGCCAAAATAGCCGCTTCTTTGCAAATCAACAAAGTGAAATAG
- a CDS encoding DUF401 family protein has protein sequence MFAVLKIFLTLGLIVFLLNRKVKMGNAMLAGSGLLFVLSGLTLQHLGAALKNLVSNYSTWEILFALYFVMCLEHQLRTSGIIDGLMVTSRRLLRSDRILLPLMPAFLGFLPSLGGAIFSAPLVESASKPFNLKAETKTAINYWFRHVWEFSNPIFTSMLLASQLSGIPLSALIANMVWVTALSLVIGWLFFITPLKSRQITPQTAAATDSGGIDDTGYRYIALATGPILVNFVLIVFLKLSAALSMGLVVAAMALILRQPLQEVSAMLRHALDRKLLWGIAGILFFQHILQQSGAVQEIATLLNSLAVSNAVIIGAIAFAGGILTGTAQGFVVITFPFLLALAPGDINLVMFCFVAGSAGQMLSPAHLCLLVTLDYFKADFLKTLRPIAFLEVILVAAAYVVVALT, from the coding sequence ATGTTTGCCGTACTAAAAATTTTCCTCACCCTGGGACTTATCGTTTTTCTGCTTAACCGTAAAGTAAAAATGGGCAATGCTATGCTGGCCGGTTCCGGCCTGCTGTTCGTTTTATCCGGTCTTACCTTACAGCATTTAGGCGCCGCCCTAAAGAATCTGGTCAGCAATTATAGCACCTGGGAAATACTCTTTGCCCTGTATTTTGTCATGTGTCTTGAACACCAGCTGCGAACCAGCGGCATTATCGACGGCCTGATGGTAACCTCCCGCCGGCTGCTGCGCAGTGACCGGATTTTGCTGCCCTTGATGCCTGCTTTTCTCGGATTTTTACCCTCCTTGGGCGGCGCCATTTTTTCCGCGCCGCTGGTAGAAAGCGCGAGTAAGCCTTTTAATCTGAAAGCCGAAACCAAGACAGCCATTAACTACTGGTTCCGCCATGTCTGGGAGTTTAGCAATCCTATTTTCACCAGTATGCTCCTGGCCAGCCAGCTTTCCGGCATACCGCTCAGCGCACTGATCGCCAATATGGTATGGGTCACCGCCCTCTCCTTAGTCATTGGCTGGCTTTTTTTTATTACGCCGCTCAAAAGCCGGCAGATCACACCCCAGACGGCGGCTGCCACTGATTCCGGCGGCATCGACGATACCGGCTACCGTTATATCGCGCTGGCGACAGGTCCTATTCTGGTTAACTTTGTGCTGATTGTATTCCTAAAATTATCGGCAGCCCTATCCATGGGGCTGGTGGTTGCCGCCATGGCACTGATTCTGCGCCAGCCGTTGCAGGAAGTCAGCGCAATGCTGCGCCACGCCCTTGACCGCAAGCTGTTGTGGGGTATTGCCGGCATTCTGTTTTTCCAGCACATTTTACAGCAAAGCGGCGCCGTTCAGGAGATCGCCACATTACTTAACAGCTTAGCCGTCTCCAATGCCGTCATTATTGGCGCCATTGCCTTTGCCGGCGGTATCCTGACAGGCACCGCCCAGGGCTTTGTCGTAATTACCTTCCCCTTCCTGCTGGCGCTGGCCCCCGGTGATATCAACCTGGTTATGTTTTGCTTTGTCGCCGGCTCCGCCGGGCAAATGCTCTCCCCGGCCCACCTGTGTTTATTGGTGACCCTGGATTACTTCAAGGCCGACTTCCTCAAAACCTTACGGCCCATTGCCTTCCTGGAAGTTATTCTGGTTGCCGCCGCTTATGTTGTGGTGGCACTGACGTAA
- a CDS encoding nitroreductase family protein translates to MNDFMDLCLKRQSCRNFADQPVEREKLVKCVEAARLAPSGCNGQPWSFVIVETPEIVGKIAECTQQLGVNSYISQAKAFFVVVEEHANLMPQLKNLVDSQYFAPGDIGSAVAYLCLAAESQGIGTCILGVYNREIIKSLLNIPQEKHIGGLIAVGYPADPTVRKKSRKPLEEILRFV, encoded by the coding sequence ATGAATGACTTTATGGATTTGTGTCTTAAGAGACAAAGCTGCAGGAATTTTGCGGATCAACCGGTAGAACGCGAAAAGTTGGTCAAATGTGTTGAGGCGGCTCGCCTGGCCCCCTCTGGCTGTAATGGACAACCCTGGAGTTTTGTTATTGTGGAAACCCCGGAAATTGTGGGTAAGATCGCAGAATGCACTCAGCAGCTTGGAGTAAATTCCTATATTTCCCAAGCAAAGGCTTTTTTTGTTGTGGTTGAAGAACACGCAAATTTAATGCCCCAGCTAAAGAACCTTGTGGACAGCCAATATTTCGCTCCCGGCGATATTGGATCGGCGGTTGCCTATCTTTGTCTGGCAGCCGAATCACAAGGAATCGGTACTTGCATCTTAGGCGTTTATAACAGAGAGATAATCAAATCATTGCTGAACATTCCGCAGGAAAAACATATAGGCGGGTTAATTGCAGTTGGATATCCGGCAGATCCTACGGTACGAAAAAAATCCCGCAAACCATTGGAAGAAATCCTCCGGTTCGTTTAA
- a CDS encoding AAA family ATPase → MGDKVLHDSQQYIRSVQLLRDKVRRFDAYPFCLPAISGLHELLFHPRVTFIVGENGTGKSTLLEAVAIAWGFNAEGGTANFTFTTQASHSDLNEYIRLVKGIKRPRDGFFLRAESFYNLATTIEQLDAAGGLGRRIVESYGGKSLHQLSHGESFFAVFQNRFGGNGLYILDEPEAALSPVRQMALLTRLHELVKQDSQFIIATHSPIVMAYPDSMIIQLTPQGLCQIDYRQTEHYLVMKEFANNPEKMLKILMEE, encoded by the coding sequence GTGGGTGATAAAGTGTTGCATGACAGCCAGCAATATATTCGTAGCGTTCAATTGCTGCGGGATAAGGTCAGGCGGTTTGATGCCTATCCGTTTTGTTTGCCTGCGATTTCCGGCCTGCATGAGTTGTTGTTTCATCCCCGGGTCACGTTTATTGTGGGGGAGAACGGTACAGGCAAGTCGACTCTGCTGGAGGCGGTGGCAATTGCCTGGGGTTTCAATGCGGAAGGGGGAACAGCCAACTTTACTTTCACCACGCAGGCATCTCATTCTGACCTCAATGAATACATCCGGCTGGTCAAAGGGATAAAACGTCCGCGCGATGGCTTTTTTCTGCGGGCGGAGAGTTTCTATAATCTGGCGACAACCATTGAGCAACTGGATGCGGCAGGCGGTTTGGGCAGGCGGATTGTTGAATCCTATGGCGGGAAATCTTTGCATCAACTGTCCCATGGTGAATCTTTTTTCGCTGTGTTCCAAAACAGATTTGGCGGTAATGGACTGTATATCCTTGATGAGCCGGAAGCGGCTTTATCGCCTGTCAGGCAGATGGCTTTGCTGACGCGCTTGCATGAACTGGTTAAGCAAGACTCACAATTTATTATCGCGACACATTCACCCATTGTTATGGCCTATCCGGACAGTATGATTATTCAGCTGACGCCGCAGGGCCTGTGTCAGATTGATTACCGGCAAACAGAGCATTATCTGGTCATGAAAGAATTTGCCAATAATCCTGAAAAGATGTTAAAAATCCTAATGGAAGAATAA